The following are from one region of the Litorilinea aerophila genome:
- a CDS encoding SBBP repeat-containing protein, whose protein sequence is MKTKIWQIGILLSLLALTLSRPAAAQVGAGTGSDPAMPALGSSSVMFIENVGQFPEGVRFRVYGGDRALWLAEDALWISAVERAQGGTLERLRGEPANVEPANVQGVNLKLTFPGATPHPRLEPFGRLETSVNYFLGNDPEKWRTHVPVWSGVRYVDLYPGVDLEVTGEAGRWSWRLVTRAGADLSAVHLQVEGAEEEEVDVLATASGRQGLRLRTAVGDFTLPLLRVERANVERGNVERINAQTFEVTSPFSSAPWLPGPSVQAAGASDLAYATFLGGSGGDQSYAIAVDGSGNAYVTGWTDSPDFPATPGAYDSFHNGSSDAFVAKLSPTGNTLLYTSFLGGAGNEWGNDIIVDQNGNAYVTGTTDSYDFPVTLEAYDVSFNGNRDIFVAKLNPTGNNLLYATFLGGSNLDGGTGIDVDGNGNAYITGTTESSDFPTTPGAHDMGFNGYVDVFIAKLGSLGSNLAYATFLGGSSWDDGARIAVDTDGNAYITGTTSSFDFPVTPKAYNTSFNGGYHDIFVAKFSPIGSDLLYATFLGGNNEDFGSDIAVDPDGNALITGNTSSSDFPVTPGAYDTSLDGPSDVFVTKLGPEGGNVLYATFLGGSNWDLGTGIHVDENGNAYITGQTLSSDFPATPEVYDNSLNNGHNNYDNLDIFLVKLNPMENDLPYVTLLGGTDREESQDITIDKNGNIYVTGWTGSSDFPITPGAFDNVFDGDSDTFVVKLAPDVEPATHSVSGRVTNANGAPLSGVTITDDAGHTTTTDGDGRYTLSGLAEGTYTVTPAKEDFTFSPASRTVSVPPDATGVDFVGRSTAMVDPMRSVLYSQPDSVPADGASRASIVVQLLNAAGQPVPGKTVWLESSRGVLDLVEQPLLATDNNGRVVGSVRSTAPGTATIFATVLDDGIRLSRSTVVTFTTYAPPSGTFLHSIDRIVNIATDSLDYIKGDAQEIAEHGAYFRGEIGANAAQLAADFVFGMADVLGGLSQSGNLENLKLAFRLKCPGCYIPGTWNTQFANAHPRVYRLFELSFAKLGGTPPEELTELLGWGGLKFFTGELAGYSAKSLSKSIAKDQLRKHLFGVNDGTQTLLYPTVDRTAEELKDFLRERRSQLLANLPGMSEADQKTYEADLKLRTGALILLGQRLRYPRLTLTDLRRAHSERSNALANFVWRTSAKLLASYFLDGAGLVALGGSRTLLDTYVNAKNLGESIQMYNLAVSTLAGSPDILQQIHETASRGLLQILLRQDPNPATGRVQRIVHRSEGTGWGPFWNETDSWSEVHLENTSSNEVTFYVTARYRVDTSRFGLPWATIFTQEEATINLKPGTTGVVRLNYKKDSGTTGISPTQESDIEFVILGANDWGVYFVDSVISSWNPTRLSSSSAAASSAEQEAMPIDPPLSTYILPVPWRQQHEAQLWINNPFTSTVPVTVTQTLPAGIELLDAGGAVQSGSSITWHTVVNPTAMKVLTFTFGFPGAPGTEGMLPPATLSLVNPLDGQELTADSNAVAFQALWPFALDYALPRAVLPGEEVPVVVTVTNWLEENPVSGSLTIRVLDTLSNTVYTNSQPFEVPNGSEATVLFALPGTLAKGNYVVRGQVNAESASHEAFADLVQVGLPGPNLNYEVTPLGVVYPGDFLTYTLSFTNSLGFPLNNTVLTTSIPAGVTVLPQSITDGGTIEFGQVRWMLGTVENGEKVERSFVVKVNTEVVSSTKRLYLTSEPRLTADEIAPVLGITMLNTAIVPENSTQNVIYLPVVQTLYPNPREQRTESLKSLEWRIYLPWAGR, encoded by the coding sequence ATGAAAACGAAAATCTGGCAGATCGGGATCCTGCTCTCCCTGCTGGCCCTGACCCTGAGCAGGCCTGCGGCGGCCCAGGTCGGGGCCGGCACGGGCAGCGACCCGGCCATGCCGGCATTGGGGAGCAGTTCGGTGATGTTCATCGAGAACGTGGGCCAGTTCCCCGAGGGGGTCCGCTTCCGCGTCTACGGCGGCGACCGGGCCCTCTGGCTGGCCGAGGATGCCCTCTGGATAAGCGCCGTGGAACGTGCGCAGGGTGGTACGTTGGAACGTTTGAGAGGGGAACCTGCCAACGTGGAACCCGCTAACGTGCAGGGCGTCAACCTCAAGCTCACCTTCCCCGGCGCCACCCCCCACCCCCGTCTGGAGCCCTTCGGCCGACTGGAGACCTCGGTGAACTACTTCCTGGGCAACGACCCCGAGAAGTGGCGCACCCACGTGCCGGTCTGGAGCGGGGTGCGCTATGTTGACCTCTATCCGGGCGTGGATCTGGAGGTGACGGGTGAGGCCGGCCGCTGGAGCTGGCGGCTGGTGACCCGGGCTGGCGCCGATCTTTCCGCCGTACATCTGCAAGTAGAGGGGGCGGAAGAGGAAGAGGTAGATGTGCTCGCCACTGCCAGCGGCAGGCAGGGCTTGCGCCTACGCACGGCGGTGGGCGACTTCACCCTGCCCCTGCTCCGCGTGGAACGTGCAAACGTGGAACGTGGGAACGTGGAACGGATCAACGCCCAGACCTTTGAGGTGACTTCCCCCTTCTCCTCCGCCCCCTGGCTCCCCGGCCCCTCTGTCCAAGCGGCCGGCGCCTCCGACCTGGCCTACGCCACCTTCCTGGGGGGAAGCGGTGGTGACCAGAGCTATGCCATCGCCGTGGACGGAAGCGGCAACGCCTACGTGACGGGCTGGACCGATTCCCCCGACTTCCCGGCCACGCCGGGGGCCTACGACTCGTTCCACAACGGTTCCAGTGATGCCTTTGTAGCCAAGCTGAGCCCTACAGGAAACACTCTTCTCTACACCTCTTTCCTAGGAGGAGCTGGTAACGAGTGGGGCAACGATATCATAGTGGATCAGAACGGCAATGCTTATGTCACGGGCACCACTGATTCTTACGATTTCCCAGTTACATTAGAAGCCTACGATGTAAGCTTCAATGGCAACCGGGACATCTTTGTAGCGAAGCTGAACCCTACAGGAAACAACCTCCTCTACGCTACCTTCTTAGGAGGAAGCAACTTAGATGGAGGCACTGGTATTGACGTAGATGGAAATGGGAACGCATACATCACAGGCACTACTGAATCCTCCGACTTCCCAACTACACCCGGAGCTCATGATATGGGCTTTAACGGCTATGTAGATGTCTTCATAGCCAAGTTGGGCTCCTTGGGGAGCAACCTCGCTTACGCTACCTTCTTGGGGGGAAGCAGCTGGGATGATGGCGCCCGTATCGCCGTGGATACGGATGGAAACGCCTATATCACGGGCACTACTAGCTCCTTCGACTTCCCGGTCACGCCAAAGGCCTATAACACGAGCTTTAACGGCGGCTACCACGATATCTTCGTAGCCAAGTTTAGCCCCATAGGAAGCGATCTCTTATATGCCACTTTCTTAGGAGGAAATAATGAAGACTTTGGCTCCGATATTGCCGTGGATCCGGATGGGAATGCCTTGATCACAGGTAACACTAGCTCCTCCGACTTCCCAGTCACTCCTGGAGCCTATGATACTAGCCTTGATGGCCCTAGCGATGTCTTTGTGACTAAGCTGGGCCCTGAAGGAGGCAACGTTCTCTACGCTACCTTTTTAGGGGGGAGCAATTGGGATTTGGGTACAGGCATCCATGTAGATGAGAACGGAAACGCTTACATCACGGGCCAAACTCTATCTTCTGATTTTCCAGCCACACCAGAAGTGTATGATAATAGCTTGAACAATGGCCATAACAATTATGACAATCTCGATATCTTCCTGGTCAAGCTGAACCCCATGGAAAACGACCTCCCCTATGTCACCCTCCTGGGAGGAACAGATAGGGAGGAAAGCCAAGACATCACTATAGATAAGAATGGAAATATCTACGTCACAGGTTGGACCGGCTCCTCTGACTTCCCGATCACGCCAGGAGCCTTCGATAATGTCTTCGACGGCGATTCAGATACCTTTGTGGTCAAACTGGCACCGGATGTAGAGCCAGCTACCCACTCTGTCTCCGGTCGGGTGACGAACGCCAACGGAGCCCCCCTGTCCGGTGTAACCATCACGGACGACGCGGGGCATACCACCACCACGGACGGCGACGGCCGCTATACCCTGAGCGGATTGGCAGAAGGGACCTATACGGTCACGCCGGCCAAGGAGGACTTCACCTTCTCGCCGGCTTCCCGCACGGTGTCCGTGCCGCCGGATGCGACCGGGGTGGATTTTGTGGGGCGTTCTACGGCCATGGTGGATCCGATGAGATCCGTGCTATATTCTCAGCCTGATTCCGTACCGGCTGATGGCGCATCCAGGGCCTCGATCGTGGTCCAACTTCTGAACGCGGCAGGTCAGCCTGTGCCGGGCAAGACTGTCTGGCTGGAATCGAGTAGGGGTGTGCTCGATCTTGTCGAGCAGCCTTTATTGGCCACAGATAACAATGGTCGTGTGGTAGGCTCTGTTCGTTCTACAGCTCCAGGTACCGCCACGATTTTCGCAACGGTCCTGGATGATGGCATCCGGTTGTCCCGGTCTACAGTTGTCACATTTACGACCTACGCTCCTCCCAGCGGGACATTCCTGCACAGCATAGATCGAATCGTCAATATAGCAACGGATAGCCTGGATTATATTAAGGGAGATGCTCAAGAAATTGCCGAGCATGGCGCATATTTCCGTGGTGAGATTGGCGCCAATGCGGCTCAACTGGCTGCGGATTTTGTCTTTGGTATGGCAGATGTGCTGGGAGGGCTCTCTCAGAGCGGCAATTTGGAGAATCTGAAACTGGCCTTTCGCTTGAAGTGCCCAGGATGCTACATTCCAGGCACGTGGAATACCCAATTCGCCAATGCACATCCCAGAGTCTACCGCCTATTTGAGCTCAGCTTTGCGAAATTGGGAGGGACTCCTCCTGAAGAGCTTACTGAACTTCTGGGTTGGGGAGGGTTGAAATTTTTCACAGGCGAACTTGCCGGTTATTCGGCAAAATCACTCTCGAAAAGTATAGCCAAAGATCAGCTGCGAAAACATCTGTTTGGTGTGAATGATGGTACACAAACACTGTTGTACCCCACTGTGGACCGTACAGCTGAAGAGCTGAAAGATTTTCTTCGCGAACGCCGTAGCCAGCTGTTGGCCAATTTGCCCGGCATGAGCGAGGCTGACCAGAAAACTTATGAGGCAGATTTGAAACTGCGTACCGGCGCCTTGATTCTTCTAGGGCAACGACTGCGTTATCCTCGTTTGACGTTGACAGATCTGCGGCGTGCCCATTCAGAGCGGTCCAACGCCCTGGCAAATTTCGTGTGGCGCACCTCGGCTAAGTTGTTGGCAAGTTATTTTTTGGACGGTGCCGGACTGGTTGCATTGGGCGGTTCGAGAACTCTTCTGGATACATATGTGAACGCGAAAAATCTCGGCGAGTCCATACAAATGTATAACCTGGCCGTGTCTACGCTGGCCGGTTCACCGGATATCTTGCAACAGATCCATGAAACGGCCTCCAGAGGTCTGCTCCAGATTCTTCTGCGGCAAGACCCCAACCCTGCCACCGGACGAGTGCAGCGAATTGTGCACCGCAGTGAGGGCACTGGTTGGGGGCCCTTCTGGAATGAAACCGATTCTTGGAGCGAAGTCCATTTGGAAAATACGAGCTCCAACGAAGTCACATTTTACGTGACGGCGCGGTATAGGGTAGACACCAGTCGTTTTGGTTTGCCATGGGCAACTATATTTACCCAGGAGGAAGCCACCATCAACCTGAAGCCAGGGACAACAGGAGTGGTGCGCCTAAATTACAAAAAAGATTCTGGCACCACAGGCATATCGCCGACACAGGAATCGGACATAGAGTTCGTCATTTTGGGCGCAAATGATTGGGGCGTCTACTTTGTCGACAGCGTCATAAGCTCCTGGAACCCGACGCGTCTCTCATCGAGCAGCGCAGCTGCCAGCAGCGCAGAACAAGAAGCAATGCCTATTGATCCCCCCTTGAGCACTTACATTCTCCCAGTACCTTGGAGACAGCAGCACGAAGCACAACTGTGGATCAACAATCCATTCACCAGCACGGTGCCTGTTACCGTTACCCAAACCTTGCCGGCAGGGATAGAGTTGCTGGATGCAGGAGGCGCAGTCCAGAGCGGGAGCAGCATCACCTGGCACACGGTCGTAAACCCCACTGCTATGAAGGTTCTTACTTTCACGTTTGGTTTTCCGGGGGCTCCTGGCACTGAAGGAATGTTGCCGCCGGCAACCCTGAGCTTGGTGAATCCGTTGGATGGACAGGAGCTTACAGCGGATTCCAATGCCGTTGCTTTTCAGGCTCTTTGGCCGTTTGCCTTGGACTATGCCCTGCCAAGAGCCGTCCTGCCTGGAGAAGAGGTCCCTGTCGTGGTTACGGTCACCAACTGGCTCGAAGAGAATCCCGTATCGGGTTCCCTGACAATTCGCGTGCTCGATACCCTATCCAACACAGTATATACAAACAGCCAGCCGTTTGAGGTGCCGAACGGGTCTGAGGCAACTGTTCTATTTGCCTTGCCCGGAACACTTGCTAAGGGGAACTATGTGGTTCGCGGTCAGGTGAACGCTGAGAGTGCCTCGCATGAAGCTTTCGCCGATCTGGTACAGGTGGGATTGCCTGGGCCGAACTTGAACTACGAGGTTACCCCCTTAGGGGTCGTTTACCCTGGCGATTTTCTGACCTATACCTTGAGCTTCACGAATAGTCTTGGGTTCCCGCTAAATAATACTGTGCTGACGACCAGTATTCCGGCCGGCGTGACTGTGTTGCCGCAGAGCATCACAGATGGAGGCACAATCGAATTCGGCCAGGTTCGCTGGATGCTTGGCACGGTTGAGAATGGCGAAAAGGTGGAACGGTCCTTTGTAGTGAAGGTAAACACGGAAGTGGTTTCGTCCACCAAGCGGTTGTATTTGACAAGCGAGCCCAGGTTGACAGCCGATGAAATTGCACCAGTCCTGGGCATCACGATGCTGAATACAGCGATTGTCCCCGAAAATTCTACTCAAAATGTCATCTATCTCCCTGTGGTGCAAACTCTTTATCCGAATCCAAGAGAGCAGCGCACCGAAAGCCTTAAGAGCCTGGAATGGCGTATCTACCTGCCTTGGGCTGGCCGTTGA
- a CDS encoding NHL repeat-containing protein — protein sequence MKARVLTGFCPLFCVALFLALLPALPIAAQGLQPPGPAEILPAPEGPPLAGPESKPSAPFAEAPKMETQSVDAAAIPLGQPGLSFRYVQTFGVSEVAYTADTLHLNFPYGIGTDGSNIWIGEQWGNRVLQYDHAGNFKQQFGCARFPDGCGDTSFWEIVDVAVDGGGNIWVVDATSNRVVQLDPSGQKILELGEMWVEGNSNSQFVDPISVAFDANGNIYVSDGAPFWNRERGNHRIQIFQSNGTYLATLGQTGICGSGQTQFCGPRHITIYGTELYVADAGNNRVQIFNITNPASPGYVATIGGLNNPSGVAVDANYIYVADTWNDQVRVFHRSTRAHVTTIGAGWGTDNNQFKNPSDVAVDAMGNLYVADWVNTRVQQFFPSGSTWNYIRTYGVTGVPYVTDGYHYNTPTGIAIADDGNFYLTEEHGHRLNKLSPDGTPIWAVGAAGVKGDWDHSNDRLNNPDDVAVDANGRVYVADRWHNRVQIYNPDGSYHATIDGLECPGGVALAPSNGYLYVANSCNHTVRIYNTGLELVATLGTPGQAGTDHAHFNLPEDVAVDSNGTIYVSDRDNHRVQVFDANRQYVRTMGETGIRSNDFAHFNGPNNLFVDNFNRLYVADEWNNRIQVFDEGGNYLTTIGGSWGSRTGQFRGARGVTVDSAGNVYVTDTNNHRIQKFAPGVPGWKQVNINGFGERQNTWISNLVNFKGHLYASGYRPYVWRLENDGSWSTVNNLGFGDSTNVEIDAMAVFNNHLYAATFTFICDDPDCNNWHTNGPQFWRTADGTTWENVTPPGSIGTDYRWVPTMAALGGYLYATLDRQDHSTLGAEIWRTADGQNWQQIASGGFGDPYNTGVLSLVEYNGYLYAGTRHGDWQNDAHSDGPLGGEVWRYDGTNWVRVNDPGFGDLEAHRVERLIVFNNALYAFISRVVGTTKGAEIWRCIATICNSQNDWVKVVDNGFGNPQNQYIFGGLVTGGYLYAATQNTFNGFRLWRTINGTDWEPAALEGLGDSNNTYVWLNAMAEHNGRLYLGVNNSANGAEVWEMQSTQQASVTITDPSQPHTLEFNYADGGKSMVSVPANLLPAGSTLVYAPFNLGWRPPNHRLAGRAFQLNVYQGGILQENLSLSSPIQVTIDYTDAEVFGLDEELLVLLRWDPDTLSWTDAACGPYNRQPAQNRLSVPVCHLSLFGLFGEQEFIYLPVVER from the coding sequence ATGAAAGCGCGAGTTCTCACCGGATTCTGCCCGCTGTTTTGCGTAGCGCTGTTCCTGGCGCTATTGCCCGCCCTCCCGATTGCCGCCCAAGGGCTACAGCCGCCAGGTCCGGCGGAGATTCTCCCAGCGCCGGAGGGGCCACCTTTGGCTGGCCCGGAGAGCAAACCTTCCGCTCCCTTTGCCGAGGCGCCAAAGATGGAAACCCAGAGCGTGGATGCGGCCGCTATTCCCCTTGGCCAGCCGGGGCTGAGCTTCCGCTACGTACAGACGTTTGGGGTGTCAGAAGTAGCTTACACCGCTGATACCCTACACCTTAACTTCCCTTATGGCATTGGCACCGATGGAAGCAATATCTGGATTGGTGAGCAGTGGGGGAACCGAGTTCTCCAGTATGATCATGCGGGGAACTTCAAGCAGCAATTTGGCTGCGCCCGTTTCCCCGACGGCTGTGGGGATACGTCCTTCTGGGAGATTGTGGATGTTGCGGTCGACGGTGGGGGAAACATCTGGGTGGTGGATGCCACATCGAACCGTGTTGTGCAACTCGACCCCTCCGGGCAGAAAATCCTCGAGTTGGGGGAAATGTGGGTGGAAGGGAACAGCAATAGCCAGTTTGTTGACCCTATCAGTGTAGCCTTTGACGCCAATGGCAATATCTACGTCAGTGATGGCGCTCCCTTCTGGAACCGGGAACGGGGCAACCATCGGATTCAAATTTTCCAGAGCAATGGCACCTATCTGGCCACCCTCGGTCAGACGGGGATATGTGGTTCGGGACAGACTCAGTTCTGTGGTCCACGCCACATCACTATCTACGGCACTGAGCTCTATGTGGCAGACGCCGGCAACAATCGGGTGCAGATTTTCAATATCACGAACCCCGCATCGCCCGGCTATGTGGCAACCATTGGTGGACTCAACAACCCATCTGGCGTGGCTGTAGATGCAAATTACATCTATGTGGCCGATACCTGGAATGACCAGGTCCGGGTGTTTCACCGCTCCACACGGGCTCATGTGACCACAATTGGGGCAGGTTGGGGGACGGATAACAACCAGTTCAAAAACCCCTCCGATGTCGCCGTGGATGCCATGGGCAATCTGTATGTGGCCGATTGGGTGAATACCCGTGTGCAGCAGTTCTTTCCTTCGGGAAGCACCTGGAACTATATACGCACGTACGGTGTGACCGGCGTTCCTTACGTTACTGACGGCTACCATTACAATACCCCGACAGGTATAGCCATCGCCGATGATGGGAACTTCTATTTAACAGAAGAGCACGGCCACCGGCTAAACAAGCTTTCCCCTGATGGCACACCGATATGGGCGGTAGGCGCGGCAGGCGTCAAAGGCGATTGGGATCACAGCAATGACCGGCTAAACAACCCGGATGACGTGGCTGTTGATGCCAATGGGCGGGTTTATGTCGCTGATCGCTGGCATAATCGGGTGCAAATTTACAACCCGGACGGTTCATACCACGCCACGATAGATGGCCTGGAGTGCCCGGGCGGGGTAGCCCTTGCTCCCAGCAACGGCTATCTCTACGTGGCTAATTCATGCAACCACACAGTTAGAATCTACAACACGGGCCTGGAGCTAGTCGCGACTCTGGGAACGCCGGGTCAAGCAGGCACCGATCACGCCCATTTCAACTTGCCGGAGGATGTTGCCGTAGACAGTAACGGTACGATCTACGTCTCCGACCGGGACAACCACCGCGTCCAGGTCTTCGATGCCAATCGTCAGTACGTGCGCACCATGGGGGAGACCGGCATCCGGAGCAACGATTTTGCTCATTTCAATGGACCGAACAACCTGTTTGTAGACAACTTTAACCGGCTCTATGTGGCTGATGAATGGAATAATCGCATTCAAGTCTTTGATGAAGGCGGCAATTACCTGACTACCATCGGGGGAAGTTGGGGGAGCCGGACCGGGCAATTTCGTGGTGCTCGTGGCGTGACGGTAGACAGCGCTGGTAACGTCTATGTGACCGACACCAACAACCATCGCATCCAAAAATTCGCGCCGGGCGTGCCAGGTTGGAAGCAGGTGAACATCAATGGGTTTGGGGAACGACAGAACACATGGATCAGCAACCTGGTGAATTTCAAAGGCCATCTCTATGCTTCGGGATACCGGCCATATGTATGGCGTTTAGAAAATGATGGCTCTTGGAGTACGGTGAACAACTTGGGTTTTGGCGATAGCACAAACGTTGAGATCGATGCTATGGCTGTGTTCAATAACCATCTTTATGCGGCCACGTTTACCTTCATCTGTGATGACCCAGATTGTAACAACTGGCATACCAACGGGCCACAGTTCTGGCGCACGGCGGATGGTACCACGTGGGAGAACGTGACACCGCCAGGGAGTATCGGCACCGACTATCGGTGGGTGCCCACAATGGCCGCACTGGGAGGCTATTTGTACGCAACTCTGGATAGGCAAGATCACAGCACACTAGGCGCCGAGATCTGGCGCACAGCCGATGGACAGAACTGGCAACAGATTGCCTCTGGCGGCTTCGGTGACCCATACAACACCGGTGTCCTGTCGCTGGTGGAATACAACGGCTACCTGTATGCAGGCACCCGTCATGGAGACTGGCAAAATGATGCACATTCCGATGGCCCGCTGGGAGGTGAGGTGTGGCGCTACGACGGAACCAACTGGGTGCGCGTAAATGACCCGGGATTTGGTGATTTAGAAGCACATCGCGTAGAAAGGCTCATCGTTTTCAACAACGCGCTATATGCATTTATTTCTCGTGTCGTCGGCACAACCAAAGGAGCCGAAATTTGGCGTTGTATCGCAACTATCTGCAATAGCCAAAACGATTGGGTCAAAGTCGTCGATAACGGTTTTGGCAACCCCCAAAATCAATATATCTTCGGTGGGCTCGTCACCGGTGGATATCTCTATGCAGCCACACAGAATACGTTCAACGGCTTTCGACTCTGGCGCACAATAAATGGGACCGATTGGGAACCAGCTGCTCTTGAAGGCCTGGGGGATAGCAACAACACCTATGTATGGCTCAACGCTATGGCTGAGCATAACGGCCGCCTTTACCTTGGCGTCAACAACAGCGCCAACGGCGCTGAAGTATGGGAGATGCAATCAACCCAGCAGGCCTCTGTGACAATTACCGATCCGAGCCAGCCCCACACCCTGGAGTTCAACTACGCCGACGGGGGCAAGAGCATGGTGAGCGTCCCGGCAAACCTGTTGCCGGCGGGCAGCACGCTGGTCTATGCGCCCTTCAATCTGGGCTGGCGGCCACCCAACCACCGCCTGGCCGGCAGAGCTTTCCAGCTCAACGTCTATCAGGGCGGCATCTTGCAAGAAAACCTCTCCCTATCGTCGCCTATCCAGGTCACCATCGATTACACCGATGCCGAAGTCTTCGGTCTGGACGAAGAGCTGTTGGTACTGTTGCGATGGGATCCGGACACCCTGAGCTGGACGGACGCAGCCTGTGGCCCGTATAACCGCCAGCCGGCCCAGAATCGCCTTTCCGTGCCGGTCTGCCACTTGAGCCTCTTCGGCCTCTTCGGTGAACAGGAGTTCATCTATCTACCTGTTGTGGAACGTTGA